One window of Triticum dicoccoides isolate Atlit2015 ecotype Zavitan chromosome 5A, WEW_v2.0, whole genome shotgun sequence genomic DNA carries:
- the LOC119297294 gene encoding subtilisin-like protease SBT1.7, whose translation MASMVSILLRCSLLVLLLVQSTHSSVTSKAKNAIAGGHKQPHPSSSSTYIVLTNHLAKPSKFDTLERWYASILGKNSNRIRYTYGTVMHGFAARLTDGEAQRMATVPGVSRVYKDRLYHTQTTRSPWFMGLHDDFGAWPDADFGDGVIIGFVDSGIWPERASFSDAGVSPVRSTWRGQCVDAPGFNASLCSNKLVGAKSFITVDELDAGGLADSSPRDIDGHGTHVSSTAAGSEVPSADLFKFAGGRASGVARMARITMYKACIRGGCSLSAITAAIDAAVSDGVDLISLSFGGLVEAFYDDLLAVATFGAERRGVFVVMAGGNDGPKASSITNVAPWMMTVGAATTDRVFPATPRLGNGVVLTGQSLYNIPFSQGAGTTPLVSSDCSEYGDLTPDRVMGKVVVCSQGVGAWAGFDVERAGGAGMISADGRIRFGDAVRAQPFNLPGLLLSSTGGKKLDDYMSSVAYPVASFNFTCDTITGENRAPMVACFSSRGPNPIVPEILKPDVIAPGVNILAAWSGAASPSGSDMDARRVEYNILSGTSTACPHVAGVAALIKKRHGDWTPAMIRSALVTTAGPLDKDGRDIVDSGSAIGAAVMGATPLAAGAGFVLPRLAMDPGLVYDAGTQDYVDFLCTLNYTVEQMRQFVPELSKCDRTIPGGVANLNYPSLVVVFDGRTRVRTLTRTVTMVSARPESYNVTVAVPDGVKVTVTPATLEFRWPKEKRSYSVQFSSEAGAKARTAGTWEFGHIAWENRKHRVRSPVAFKWDN comes from the exons ATGGCTTCCATGGTCTCCATCCTCTTGCGCTGCTCACTCCTAGTTCTCCTCCTTGTCCAGTCTACACACTCCTCCGTCACCTCGAAGGCCAAGAACGCCATTGCCGGGGGGCACAAGCAGCCTCATCCTTCCAGCTCGAGCACCTACATCGTCCTCACCAACCACCTCGCCAAGCCGTCCAAGTTCGACACCCTCGAGCGCTGGTACGCGTCCATTCTGGGCAAGAACTCCAACCGCATCCGCTACACCTACGGCACCGTCATGCACGGTTTTGCGGCTCGTCTCACGGACGGCGAGGCCCAGCGCATGGCGACCGTCCCAGGCGTGTCCCGCGTGTACAAGGACAGGCTGTACCACACCCAGACCACGAGGTCGCCGTGGTTCATGGGCCTCCACGACGACTTCGGCGCGTGGCCGGACGCCGACTTCGGCGACGGCGTCATCATCGGCTTCGTCGACAGCGGCATCTGGCCGGAGCGCGCCAGCTTCAGCGACGCCGGGGTCAGCCCCGTCAGGTCCACCTGGAGGGGCCAGTGCGTGGACGCCCCAGGATTCAACGCCAGCCTGTGCAGCAACAAGCTCGTCGGCGCCAAGTCCTTCATCACAGTCGACGAGCTAGATGCCGGTGGCCTCGCCGATTCGAGTCCGAGGGACATCGATGGGCACGGAACGCATGTGTCGTCAACGGCTGCAGGCTCCGAG GTCCCCTCGGCCGATCTCTTCAAGTTTGCGGGCGGGAGAGCGAGCGGCGTGGCGCGCATGGCGAGGATCACCATGTACAAGGCGTGCATCCGGGGCGGATGCTCCTTGTCGGCCATTACCGCGGCGATCGATGCCGCGGTGAGCGACGGCGTGGACCTCATCTCCTTGTCCTTCGGAGGCCTCGTGGAAGCCTTCTACGACGACCTCCTCGCCGTCGCCACGTTCGGCGCTGAGCGCAGAGGCGTCTTCGTCGTCATGGCAGGCGGCAACGACGGCCCGAAAGCGTCAAGCATAACCAACGTGGCCCCGTGGATGATGACCGTCGGCGCCGCCACCACGGACCGGGTGTTCCCGGCGACACCCCGGCTTGGGAACGGGGTGGTGCTCACCGGGCAGTCCCTGTACAACATCCCGTTCTCCCAGGGAGCAGGCACGACCCCGCTAGTGAGCAGCGACTGCAGCGAGTACGGCGACCTGACGCCCGACAGGGTCATGGGCAAGGTCGTGGTGTGCTCCCAGGGTGTAGGAGCTTGGGCCGGCTTTGACGTGGAGAGAGCCGGCGGAGCCGGGATGATTTCCGCCGATGGTAGGATACGGTTCGGGGACGCGGTGAGGGCCCAACCCTTCAACCTTCCCGGTCTCCTGCTCAGCTCCACCGGCGGCAAGAAGCTGGACGATTACATGTCGTCCGTAGCGTACCCGGTGGCGTCCTTCAACTTCACCTGcg ACACGATCACCGGCGAGAACCGGGCGCCGATGGTGGCGTGCTTCTCCTCGCGGGGCCCCAACCCGATTGTCCCCGAGATCCTCAAGCCGGACGTCATCGCGCCAGGAGTGAACATCCTCGCCGCCTGGTCTGGTGCCGCCTCGCCATCTGGCTCCGACATGGACGCGCGGAGAGTGGAGTACAACATCCTCTCGGGGACGTCGACGGCGTGCCCGCACGTGGCCGGCGTGGCGGCTCTGATCAAGAAGCGGCACGGCGACTGGACGCCGGCCATGATCCGTTCGGCGCTGGTGACGACCGCCGGCCCGCTCGACAAGGACGGCAGGGACATCGTGGACAGCGGCAGTGCCATCGGCGCCGCCGTCATGGGCGCGACGCCGCTGGCGGCCGGGGCCGGGTTCGTGCTCCCGCGGCTCGCCATGGACCCAGGCCTGGTGTACGACGCCGGCACGCAGGACTACGTCGACTTCCTCTGCACCCTCAACTACACGGTGGAGCAGATGCGGCAGTTCGTGCCGGAGCTGAGCAAGTGCGACAGGACGATCCCCGGCGGCGTGGCCAACCTCAACTACCCGTCGCTCGTGGTGGTGTTCGACGGCCGCACCCGCGTCCGCACGCTGACGCGGACGGTGACCATGGTGTCGGCGCGCCCCGAGAGCTACAACGTGACGGTCGCGGTGCCCGACGGGGTGAAGGTGACCGTGACGCCGGCGACGCTGGAGTTCAGGTGGCCGAAGGAGAAGAGGAGCTACAGCGTGCAGTTCAGCAGCGAGGCGGGGGCGAAGGCGAGGACGGCCGGCACGTGGGAGTTCGGCCACATCGCCTGGGAGAACAGGAAGCACCGGGTCAGGAGCCCCGTCGCCTTCAAATGGGACAACTGA